GCGCATGCAGGCATCTCACTCTTTGGTTAACTGAATCATCAGTTAGAAAAGAGATTCCTGCATTCGCAGGAAGGACAACGTTTCTTTTGATTTTCATTTTTGCAACAGAATCTAATTAGGAAATTGGAAAATGAATTCATAGAGAGATAATGCAATAGCCTCCTGCAAAATTAGAATGTTACTGTCATTCCGAACGAAGCGCAGCGGAGTGAGGAATCTATGTTTCTTATGGAATCAACTAACGAGCCAGATTTCTCGCTTCGCTCGGGATGACAAATTTTTCTAATTTGCAAATGTCCATTATTTTGCAGGATTCTATTCCACAGCAAAACCAAGGAAAGAAAAGATGGAAAAAATCATAGAGACAAAACAATTAACCAAGACCTACCAGATGGGCGATGTGGCGGTGCAGGCGCTAAGGGGGATCAATCTGGCGGTGGCGCCTGGCGAGTTTCTGGCCATCATGGGCGCATCAGGTTCGGGCAAATCAACATTGATGAATTTGCTCGGCTGTTTAGATCAACCTACGTCGGGCGATTATTTTCTGGATGGGATTAATGTGAATCAATTGAGCAAAAATGAATACGCCGACATTCGCAATCAGAAGATCGGGTTTGTGTTTCAGGGATTCAATTTGCTGTCCCGCACATCGGCGCTGGAAAATGTGGAGCTGCCGCTGTTTTATGATCGCACCAAGCGAGTCGCCAATCCAAAGAAGGCAGCCATTGAGGCGCTGGAGCGAGTTGGTCTGGGTGATCGGCTCTATCACGAGCCCAATCAACTGTCGGGCGGACAGCAGCAGCGAGTGGCAATCGCCCGAGCGCTGGTAACTCAGCCGTCGCTCATCCTCGCCGATGAGCCGACGGGCAATCTGGACACCAAGACCTCTTATGATATTATGGCGCTATTTCAAGAGCTGAACGAGCAGGGCATCACCATTATTCTTGTTACGCATGAGAAAGATATTTCCGAATATGCCAAGCGGATTGTGACCATGCGGGATGGCCTGATTTTGGACGATAGCGCTATTCAAAACAGGCGGAATGCGAGGGAGGATTTGGTCAATGGGTAATTAGGCGATTGGGTGATTAGGTGGTTTGGCAATTGGGTAATTAGGTAATTAGGCAATTGGGTAATTAGGCGAATGGGCAAACATGCTACTTACGTACATTAGAGCCTGAACGGAAACCAATAAAATTTGTCATTCCGAGCGGAGGCGAGGAATCTGGATATCCGAATAAATTAGAGCATTACCCAGATTCCTCTCCGCCAGTTGGCGGATCGGACTGACAAAACTAGAGTTTTCGTTCAAACGCCAATTACCCTATTACCCAGTTACCTAATTACCCAGTTACCCAATTACCCAATTATGATCGGAAATAATGACAATTGAAAAGGAAACAAGAAATGTTAAGAATATCAAATTTATTGAAAGCCGCTTTCAATAGCATTTTGAAAAACAAGCTGCGCAGTATTTTGACGGCGTTGGGCATTATCATCGGTGTAGCTTCAGTGATCGTGATGATCGCCATCGGCAAAGGAGCCTCGGCACGA
Above is a window of candidate division KSB1 bacterium DNA encoding:
- a CDS encoding ABC transporter ATP-binding protein, yielding MIETKQLTKTYQMGDVAVQALRGINLAVAPGEFLAIMGASGSGKSTLMNLLGCLDQPTSGDYFLDGINVNQLSKNEYADIRNQKIGFVFQGFNLLSRTSALENVELPLFYDRTKRVANPKKAAIEALERVGLGDRLYHEPNQLSGGQQQRVAIARALVTQPSLILADEPTGNLDTKTSYDIMALFQELNEQGITIILVTHEKDISEYAKRIVTMRDGLILDDSAIQNRRNAREDLVNG